In Deltaproteobacteria bacterium, the sequence ACCTGCATCGCGGGCAAGTGCGCCGCGTGCAGCAGCGACGCCGAGTGTGGCGGCGTGACGTGCAACCTCGAGACCGGGCGTTGCGGCGGCGTCGAGTCGTGCGCGACCGACGACCAGTGCGCGATGGACGAGATCTGCGACGCCGGCAAGTGCATCTTCTCGGGCGAGCTCGGCAACGACGATGGCGGGCCGTGCGGTCTGCCGGCGATCTACTTCGGGTTCGACGGGGACAAGCTCGACACCAAGGCGGTCGCCGATCTCGAGGGCGTGGTCCAGTGTGTGAAAGACCAGTCGACCACGCAGGGCCGAATGCTCTACCTCGAGGCCCACGCCGACAACCGCGGCACCGAGGAGTACAACATCTTGCTGACCGAGCGCCGTGGCAGCGTCGTGAAGAGCTGGTTGGTCGAGCACGGCGTCGCCGTCGACGCGATGCAGGTGATCGCCAAGGGTGACCTCGAGGCCAGCGGCACCGACGAGGCCTCGCGCGCGTCGGAGCGACGCGTGCAGTTCATCTGGCCGCAGTGAGCGGACCGCAGCTGGCATCGCCAGGGTGAGTGGCGCCTTTCGTGGGCGGACGATCCCAGCCGTGGGCCGCAGCTCACTCGGGCGCGACGGGATCGTCGGCGCCGCCGCGCGCGACGATGGCGAAGCGCGACAGCCCGGCTCCGCGCACGCGCTCGATGAGCTCGACGAGCGCGGCATGGCTCACGCCGTCGTCGGCCGCGATCTCGACCCTTGCGACCGCGGCGGAGCTCGCGAGCGCGGCGAGCTCACGGTCGAGCTCTGCGGCCCCGAGCACCCGACCCTCGAGGCGCACGGTGCCGTCGGTGGCGAGCGCCAGGTGCACGGCGGGCCCGCGCCCGGCCGGTGTGCCGGCGGGATCGCTGGTGGGATTGCCGGGGGCCGCATCGCCGGCATGGCGGGTCGCGTCGACGGGCCCCGACGGCGCCGCCACCGGGGGCGTGCGCGCGGCCGCCTCGAGGGCGGAGAGCCGGCGCTCCAGCTGGTCCATGCGGGCCGCGGTCGCGGCCCCCTCGGGGTCGTCACGGTGGCAAGCGCAGGCCAACAGCAGGGCGAGACAGGCGCGTGGCATCGGTTTCCCGAGCGCGACCGTAGCGCAGAATCCGACCGTCGGGGCGCGTGCACACGCGGCCGTGAACCAATTCCCCCGCCGTCACACTTTCCTA encodes:
- a CDS encoding OmpA family protein, producing MDTTPRGRIAGALALGLLAMLAVGACEKATYPACKKDKQCNAALAESCVAGVCQGCKQDGDCAGKAPLGAAAYVCADFRCQDPGAIAGGREGCSGADCATCTGKDDCSGGLTCIAGKCAACSSDAECGGVTCNLETGRCGGVESCATDDQCAMDEICDAGKCIFSGELGNDDGGPCGLPAIYFGFDGDKLDTKAVADLEGVVQCVKDQSTTQGRMLYLEAHADNRGTEEYNILLTERRGSVVKSWLVEHGVAVDAMQVIAKGDLEASGTDEASRASERRVQFIWPQ
- a CDS encoding biopolymer transporter ExbD, whose translation is MPRACLALLLACACHRDDPEGAATAARMDQLERRLSALEAAARTPPVAAPSGPVDATRHAGDAAPGNPTSDPAGTPAGRGPAVHLALATDGTVRLEGRVLGAAELDRELAALASSAAVARVEIAADDGVSHAALVELIERVRGAGLSRFAIVARGGADDPVAPE